The Scomber japonicus isolate fScoJap1 chromosome 8, fScoJap1.pri, whole genome shotgun sequence genome has a segment encoding these proteins:
- the nxt2 gene encoding NTF2-related export protein 2 — translation MATTLDFRTHVDQSCRYSEEFVNIYYDCMDKKRRNLTRLYLDKATLVWNGNAVSGQDALGEFFESLPSSEFQVHTLDCQPVHEQATQGQTTLLVVTGGIVKFEGNKQRFFNQNFLLTAQASPNTDQPVWKIASDCFRFQDWNS, via the exons GATTTCCGGACCCATGTGGACCAGTCATGCAGATATTCAGAAGAGTTTGTCAACATTTATTATGACTGCATGGATAAGAAAAGGAGG AACCTGACCCGGCTCTACCTGGACAAGGCAACCTTGGTGTGGAATGGAAATGCTGTGTCTGGACAGGATGCACTGGGAGAGTTTTTTGAGTCCCTGCCATCCAGCGAGTTCCAAGTTCATACACTAGATTGTCAACCAGTTCACG AACAAGCAACCCAAGGCCAGACCACACTGCTGGTGGTGACTGGTGGGATTGTCAAATTTGAAGGGAACAAACAGCGCTTCTTCAACCAGAACTTCCTTTTAACAGCTCAGGCTTCACCCAACACTGACCAGCCTGTTTGGAAGATTGCTAGTGACTGTTTTCGTTTTCAAGACTGGAATAGCTGA